One genomic window of Arachis hypogaea cultivar Tifrunner chromosome 8, arahy.Tifrunner.gnm2.J5K5, whole genome shotgun sequence includes the following:
- the LOC112705117 gene encoding uncharacterized protein, whose translation MAIKDLMLFFVLTLFVYFRDRTSGQLSLGGRKNSRVRREALEHIVGEGDRNCIWELRMNTNAFANLCELLQVQGGLTEDGHVSLPEQIQSILFAKATPVEEDCGDPTWRRFKVELIRCCLGALDGTYIEVTVPESEKARYRARKGKICTNVLGVCNREMGFVYVLSGWEGSASDSRVLRDAITRRNILKIPHGNYYLIDASYTNGLGFLAPYRGTRYHVREWAQGARAPCNYQEYYNRVHSSARNIIERCFGLLKKRWSILRSPSFYPLKTQSQIIIACCLLQNFIRKSMEMDPEEEGSILDEFMLDGDEEQDGMIDVVENMNEWTNWRDNIATEMYEEWRASRME comes from the exons atggctatCAAAGACTTGATGTTGTTCTTTGTGCTTACGCTATTTGTTTACTTTAGAGATAGAACTAGTGGCCAATTATCGTTAGGAGGAAGAAAGAATAGTAGAGTTAGACGTGAGGCTTTAGAGCATATCGTTGGTGAGGGTGATAGGAATTGTATCTGGGAGTTGAGAATGAACACAAATGCCTTTGCTAATTTGTGTGAGTTGCTCCAAGTTCAAGGAGGACTTACCGAGGATGGTCATGTAAGCCTGCCGGAGCAG ATTCAAAGCATTTTGTTTGCCAAGGCTACACCAGTTGAAGAGGATTGTGGTGACCCCACATGGAGAAGGTTTAAGGTAGAGCTTATTCGAT GTTGCTTGGGAGCATTAGATGGCACTTATATAGAGGTGACAGTCCCCGAGTCGGAGAAGGCAAGATACCGAGCAAGAAAGGGTAAAATCTGCACCAATGTCTTAGGTGTGTGTAACCGGGAGATGGGTTTTGTCTATGTACTCAGTGGATGGGAGGGATCGGCGTCTGATTCACGGGTACTTCGAGATGCAATAACTCGTCGTAATATTCTTAAGATACCCCACG GTAACTACTATTTAATTGATGCTAGTTACACAAATGGTCTGGGGTTTCTCGCACCATATAGAGGCACTCGTTATCATGTAAGAGAGTGGGCCCAAGGAGCACGTGCACCGTGCAATTACCAAGAATATTATAATAGGGTGCATTCTTCCGCAAGGAATATCATTGAGCGATGCTTTGGTTTGCTGAAAAAGAGGTGGTCCATCTTAAGAAGCCCTAGCTTTTACCCTCTAAAGACACAATCTCAGATAATTATTGCCTGTTGTTTGCTGCAAAATTTCATTCGAAAGAGTATGGAGATGGATCCGGAGGAGGAAGGTAGCATATTGGATGAATTTATGCTTGATGGAGATGAAGAACAGGATGGAATGATTGATGTGGTTGAAAACATGAATGAGTGGACTAACTGGCGTGATAACATAGCAACTGAGATGTATGAAGAGTGGCGTGCAAGTCGTATGGAGTAG